A window of the Oncorhynchus kisutch isolate 150728-3 linkage group LG12, Okis_V2, whole genome shotgun sequence genome harbors these coding sequences:
- the LOC109900692 gene encoding protein LEG1 homolog, with product MQCIWTLSLLQLVALWANAAVVTENGLPILWDQAPSQLSELPQVDNVVTINPWNYLQRMSLYRILMGSTDKYMASMGTNETDSLFWGLPLQMGWKLRSGRLVDPTGATTCGKEGDPMCISATSWWACVNYYLSVIPFLAAVQKDVIGDGLIQVQVQTPAEAAEDYCTSYTECSTKYPDLMAKWEEFFQTLKDVSASEISDFEKRDQILGVYWAGQQLSLNTASTSCRAKMSYYSSPEVSFAKNWMNSADYVAATYFQSNLNNSVLFMSPLPSRVLQEGDSAPNIADLSKEENHTLYIFGWMTRMNRILMGSLVRIWRSAMCSDKAREKGRELLQDLVHDPKFAASTFFSILKEMTRSC from the exons ATGCAGTGCATCTGGACCCTCTCCCTGCTTCAGCTAGTTGCCCTGTGGGCCAACGCAGCTGTGGTCACTGAAAATGGCCTCCCCATCCTCTGGGACCAGGCACCCAGCCAGCTGTCAGAACTGCCTCAGGTGGACAACGTGGTCACAATCAACCCCTGGAACTACCTGCAGAGGATGAGTCTGTATAGGATACTGATGGGATCCACAGACAAGTACATGGCCTCCATGGGAACCAATGAGACTGACAGTCTGTTCTGGGGCCTGCCTCTGCAGATGGGCTGGAAACTCAGATCAG GACGGTTGGTTGACCCTACTGGCGCTACAACATGTGGAAAGGAAGGAGATCCCATGTGCATTTCTGCTACAAGCTGGTGGGCCT gTGTGAACTACTACCTTTCAGTGATCCCGTTCCTGGCTGCTGTGCAGAAAGACGTGATTGGAGATGGTCTCATTCAGGTCCAGGTACAGACACCAGCTGAGGCAGCAGAGGACTACTGCACCTCCTACACAGAGTGCTCTACTAAGTATCCAGACCTTATGGCCAAGTGGGAAGAATTCTTCCAG actCTGAAAGATGTGAGTGCATCTGAGATTTCTGACTTTGAGAAAAGGGACCAGATTCTGGGTGTCTATTGGGCAGGTCAACAGCTCTCTTTGAATACTGCCTCAACCAGCTGCAGGGCAAA GATGAGCTACTATTCCAGCCCAGAGGTTTCATTCGCCAAAAACTGGATGAACTCTGCAGACTACGTAGCAGCAACATACTTCCAGTCCAACCTGAATAACTCTGTGCTGTTCATGAGCCCTCTGCCCAGCAGGGTGCTTCAGGAGGGGGATAGCGCCCCTAACATAGCTGACCTCAGCAAGGAGGAGAACCACACCCTCTATATCTTTGGCTGGATGACCAGAATGAACAGGATTCTGA TGGGTTCTCTGGTGAGGATTTGGCGCTCGGCCATGTGCTCTGACAAGGCTCGGGAGAAGGGCCGGGAGCTCCTACAGGATCTGGTCCATGACCCTAAGTTTGCTGCTTCCACCTTCTTCTCCATTCTCAAAGAGATGACACGCAGCTGCTGA